Genomic segment of Bacteroidota bacterium:
GGGTTACAGATTATAATTATTTCTTCCCTTTTTTAAGTTCTTTGTTCTTCTTTGCTTCAGGTAAATAATTGTCAGATGATATAACTTTTTTACCTGTTCTAGTTTCAAGTTCCAATCTTGCATTGCCTGCAACCGCACCTCCCAATTTTGAAGCTTTTTGATTTTCTTTAAATCCTTTTGGATCCTGTGTTTTTACAATTTCAGTTGTGGAAGCTGCACCCAGCATAGAGAAAATTAATTCAAGGTCATTCATATGGTCACGAAGGTTTTGAGATTTCAGCCCTTAAACTTTTTTATATTCTGAAGGTGTTAAACCAAAAGTTGCTTTTGAAATTTCTGCCGTTAATATAGAATATTCTATATGTTTTTCTACACCTCTGTTTTTCCATTCTTCTGTCAATTGTTCTCGGATAGCAATACTTCGCATTCGTTTCTCAATCCAATCATCAGGATAGCCTTTTAATTTATATAACTCCCTTGTTCTTTGTGTAGCCAGTTCTGGGTTTTCAATTTCATCTAATCTGTCTGCACCAACTTGTGCTAACCATTGTTTAAATGGTTCTGTTTTGGGTGATGGTATGGATTGTATGATGCGTAGCAAGCCTTTTGTATCAGAAGCTTGCACTTTTCGTCTTTTCCCATCTGCGGCTTCCATTTCAACTAGGGTACAAATTGTACCCCAGTTGTTGCTAAGTATTTCATCTCGACTCAACATTTTCTTTATATATTGTTTAACATCAGTGCTGCCTGTTAGTACTTCTACAACATCTTGCGTAGAGAAATACCATTTCTGCTCTTTTTCGTTCCATTCAGAACGAATCTGTTTGCTTTCAAATAATTTTATACTACTCATTGTGTTCAATTTTGAAATTCAAAAATACTTTGTTGGTGTGCTAATAAAATATACAGATTGTACACAAGAATGTCAACAACAGTCGCGTCAGCCGCATGAGGGATAGAAGCCGGCATCCCGCTAGGTAGCTGGATAAGGCGAATGAGCCCGACCCACGCTTCGTGGGGCATGCCATAATATATATAATACTTTGTTATGATGAGATTCTTCACATTGAATCCCGATAAGTCGGGATCAGAATGAGGGTGTGTGCTCCGCATGAACGAGATTACCACGTTTGAACTTCGCAAGCTTGCGTAGTCGTAATGACGGTGCCGCCTTCGCTTTTATGAGATTCTTCGCCCGAAGCGGGACTCAGAATAACGTGCTACACCCCCGTATAATTAAACGGCGTAATCCCTTTCAACTCATTCTTTATACTGTCACTCACTTCCAAACCATCAATAAAAACTACTAAAGATTGTTGCGTAATTTTTTCATTGGTGCGGGTTAAAGCTTTAAGAGCTTCATAAGGTTTTGGATAAGATTCGCGGCGTAAAATAGTTTGTATAGCCTCGGCAACTACGGCCCAATTATTATCTAAATCGGCGTGAATTTTATCGGTGTTTAGAATAAGTTTGTCTAAACCTTTTATTATACTTTTCATGGCAATTACACTATGTGCAATGGGAACTCCGATATTGCGTAAAACGGTGGAGTCTGTTAAATCCCTTTGCAGGCGTGAGACTGGCAGCTTGCGTGTGAGGAATTCGAACATCGCATTGGCCATTCCCAAATTACCCTCTGCATTTTCAAAATCAATTGGATTTACTTTATGCGGCATAGCCGATGAACCTACTTCACCTTCTTTTAATTTCTGTTTAAAATATTCAGAAGATATATATAACCATATATCCTGACACAAATCTATATATATAATATTGATGCGTTTAATATTATCGAATATCGCACCCAGATAATCATAATGTTCAATTTGTGTAGTATGCTGCATCCTTTTAAGGCCAAGGGTTTCCACGAAGGCATTGGCAAATTTCACCCAATCATTTTTGGGATAAGCTATATAATGTGCATTCAAATTTCCAGTAGCTCCGCCAAACTTGGCAGGGTAGGGGATTTGTTTTAATAAGGCCAATTGGTTTTCCAATCTTTCTATATATACCAAGAATTCTTTTCCCAATTTTGTGGGCGATGCAGGTTGTCCATGTGTGCGGGCAAGCATAGGTATATCAGCCCATTCGTGGGCACACGATTTTAATTTTTGTATAATATCGGTTAAAGGTTTGCTCCAACATTCATATAATCCCTCTTTCAAACTTAAAGGTATTGCTGTATTATTCACATCCTGACTAGTCAACCCGAAATGTATAAACTCTGATATATTAGATAAGCCAATTTTTTCTACTTGTTCTTTTATATAATACTCCACGGCTTTCACATCGTGGTTGGTAGTTTTTTCTATATCTTTTATTTGGGTTGCCGCAGCTTCGTCAAAGTGATTAACTATATTTCTGAGTGCTTGTTTTTGTTCGTTTGTAATTTTATTTTGCAATTGCTCAATGCCACTATCAGCCAATGCCAACAAATATTCTATCTCAATTTGCACACGATATTTTATTAAAGCATATTCGCTAAAATATTGTCCAAGATGTTCGGTTTGTTTGCGGTAACGTCCATCGATAGGACTAATAGCTGTAAGTGGATTTAATTGCATTGTTATAATATATTATTTATACTTTGGTCATTTCTTTTTCTACATTCGTTATAATACTTTTCACTTCTGCTTCGGTGGCAGATGCAATAGTTGCTGCTTCCAATAAGTGTTTTTCAGCATATACTTTATCTTTCAGGCCAGATGCATTGATACGCACATTCAAGTGTGCTCCCTCTACGGCAGTGCGGATACACAAAGCTCCAACCGCAGCATCAGTAATAGAACTTGGACTTCCTTTTTCGGTCATGGCTTTCATTAAATCCAAACTTTCGTGTGCAAGTTTCATTACTTGCAACGGAATTTCTACTGCATATTTGGTAGCATTTTGTATAGCTTCTGTGCGTGCTGCTTTTTCCTCATCATTACTTTTGGGCAAAGCAAAAGCATCCATAATTTTTGTGAACGCATTGGTGTCTTCATCCACCATATATAATAGTTGGTCTTTTATAGTTTGACCTTTTGCTGCGTATTCAGAAAAGTATAATGTTTGCTCTTCCCAACCTCGCTTTCCCGCACTTAAGTTTGCTACCATCGTACCTAATGAAACGCCCAGTGCACCGCAGTATGCAGCGATAGAACCACCACCGGGAGCAGTACTCTCACTCGCAGTTTCGTTGGCAAATTCTCTTAAGTTTAATTTGATTAATTTACCACCTAAGGCTTCTCTTAATTTGTATTCTATAATCTTTTTATTGGGATCGAATGGAGCCAAGTCATCAAGTCCCATAGATTTTACGGCTATATGTATCAATTCTTCTTCACTCACCCCAACAGATCTTTTTTGCAAGGTGAGATAATGACGACCTGCATCCAACAAAGCTTGCAAAGGAATGAGTCCAACAAGTTCGCTACCTGTTACACGTAATCCACGATTTTGAGCAGATGTAAAGCACGCATCAAACGCTTGGTGTACGGAGGCTACCGCAAAGTTTGTGAGATTAATAGATACTTGTGCAATATCATATTCTTCGATATACCAACCAATGGCCTTGCATTCTTTTAATAAACCTGGAATACGAATTTCATTTCCACTATCATCTTTTTCTATAGGTCCAGTATATGGATTTCCACTACGTTTTGCACGTCCGTTTTCTCTAATATCAAATGCAACAGAATTTGCAAGTCGGGTCGATTTTGTATTGAGATTTACATTATAAGCAATCAAAAAATTTCGAGCACCAATTACGGTTGCTCCTTGTTTGGCAGGGAACTCCGCAGGACCGAAATCTGGTTTCCATTCGGGTAGTTTTATTTTTTTGAAGAAACCTTCATACTCTCCGTTTCTAATTTCGCTCAAATTTTTGCGTGATGCATTGCTCTGAGCTTCTTCATATAAATATACAGGAATTTGTAATTCTTTTCCTACGCGTTCGGCAAGCTTTTGTGCATAATCCGCTGTCTCTTCCATCGTAATTCCAGATACAGGAATAAACGGACAAACATCGGTGGCACCCATACGAGGATGTGCTCCAGTATGCTGGCTCATGTCTATAATATCTCCTGCCATTTTGATTGCTTGAAAAGCGGCTTCTACCGCAGCTTCTGGCGTGCCTACAAAAGTTACTACGGTACGGTTGGTGGCTTTGCCTGGGTCAACATCTAATAATTTAACGCCTTCTACAGATTCAATGGCATCGGTTATTTGCTTGATTTTAGCAGGGTCGCAGCCCTCCGAAAAATTGGGTACACATTCTATCAGTTTCATACTTTGATATTAAGTGGGGCAAAGTTAAGGTTCAATATTCAAATAGGGGAA
This window contains:
- a CDS encoding Bro-N domain-containing protein, whose translation is MSSIKLFESKQIRSEWNEKEQKWYFSTQDVVEVLTGSTDVKQYIKKMLSRDEILSNNWGTICTLVEMEAADGKRRKVQASDTKGLLRIIQSIPSPKTEPFKQWLAQVGADRLDEIENPELATQRTRELYKLKGYPDDWIEKRMRSIAIREQLTEEWKNRGVEKHIEYSILTAEISKATFGLTPSEYKKV
- the ftcD gene encoding glutamate formimidoyltransferase: MKLIECVPNFSEGCDPAKIKQITDAIESVEGVKLLDVDPGKATNRTVVTFVGTPEAAVEAAFQAIKMAGDIIDMSQHTGAHPRMGATDVCPFIPVSGITMEETADYAQKLAERVGKELQIPVYLYEEAQSNASRKNLSEIRNGEYEGFFKKIKLPEWKPDFGPAEFPAKQGATVIGARNFLIAYNVNLNTKSTRLANSVAFDIRENGRAKRSGNPYTGPIEKDDSGNEIRIPGLLKECKAIGWYIEEYDIAQVSINLTNFAVASVHQAFDACFTSAQNRGLRVTGSELVGLIPLQALLDAGRHYLTLQKRSVGVSEEELIHIAVKSMGLDDLAPFDPNKKIIEYKLREALGGKLIKLNLREFANETASESTAPGGGSIAAYCGALGVSLGTMVANLSAGKRGWEEQTLYFSEYAAKGQTIKDQLLYMVDEDTNAFTKIMDAFALPKSNDEEKAARTEAIQNATKYAVEIPLQVMKLAHESLDLMKAMTEKGSPSSITDAAVGALCIRTAVEGAHLNVRINASGLKDKVYAEKHLLEAATIASATEAEVKSIITNVEKEMTKV
- the purB gene encoding adenylosuccinate lyase, with the protein product MQLNPLTAISPIDGRYRKQTEHLGQYFSEYALIKYRVQIEIEYLLALADSGIEQLQNKITNEQKQALRNIVNHFDEAAATQIKDIEKTTNHDVKAVEYYIKEQVEKIGLSNISEFIHFGLTSQDVNNTAIPLSLKEGLYECWSKPLTDIIQKLKSCAHEWADIPMLARTHGQPASPTKLGKEFLVYIERLENQLALLKQIPYPAKFGGATGNLNAHYIAYPKNDWVKFANAFVETLGLKRMQHTTQIEHYDYLGAIFDNIKRINIIYIDLCQDIWLYISSEYFKQKLKEGEVGSSAMPHKVNPIDFENAEGNLGMANAMFEFLTRKLPVSRLQRDLTDSTVLRNIGVPIAHSVIAMKSIIKGLDKLILNTDKIHADLDNNWAVVAEAIQTILRRESYPKPYEALKALTRTNEKITQQSLVVFIDGLEVSDSIKNELKGITPFNYTGV